DNA sequence from the Rhodothermales bacterium genome:
AGCACAATCAGCGTGCAGCCGTATTGATTATTACGCGGATCCATACCCGACGTGACCTTCTTTCCGCGCGTCAGGGTAAGCCGGATATGGCACCCGTCGCGCATGCCGTTAGCCCGCAGGGTCTCAAAGACGGCGGACATGACGGCTTCCCTGGTCGGGACGTTGCGGAACGCCAGCGCGTGTGCTGAATCGAAAAGCCGATCAAGGTGTTCGTTCAGTTCGGCGATTTTGCCTTCGTAGACACGAAGACCTTCCCAGACTGCATCGCCACCCTGCACGACGCTGTCAAAGACCGATACGGCAGCCTCTTCCCTCGGCACAAGGCGGCCGCCAACATGAACCAGTATGTCAGAATTGCGGGCGTCGGGTAGCACGGGAGTCCGGTATTCAGTACTCATCAGCATGTGGAAGTTGTATGCGTATTGAAAGATCTCTCACCAGCGCCTCGCC
Encoded proteins:
- a CDS encoding aminotransferase IV; translation: MSTEYRTPVLPDARNSDILVHVGGRLVPREEAAVSVFDSVVQGGDAVWEGLRVYEGKIAELNEHLDRLFDSAHALAFRNVPTREAVMSAVFETLRANGMRDGCHIRLTLTRGKKVTSGMDPRNNQYGCTLIVL